In Leptospira langatensis, a single window of DNA contains:
- the aroC gene encoding chorismate synthase: MPSSWGKIFKVSTFGESHGEAVGVVVEGVPAGIPIRLEEIQKDLSRRRPGQSKLTTPRDESDTVQVLSGVFEGKTIGSPIALVVHNQNTISKDYENLRETFRPSHADYTYQAKYGFRAHVGGGRSSVRETIARVAAGAIARMILEDDFGIKTVAWVDTIGKISSDIPESKYPLTREEVDVNEVRCPDLAAAEKMRALILEMKEAGDSVGGIIRCASYNLPPGLGDPVYDKLDGDLAKAILSIPACKGFEVGSGFSGTLLTGSTHNDEFYIEEGTGRVRTKTNHSGGLQGGISNGEALVVRAAFKPTSTIFKKQNTVNIEGKDTVLEAKGRHDPCVLPRAVPIVEAAVNLILVDAYLYQRAMNPLWYQKWAKVPDYYRDLKL; the protein is encoded by the coding sequence ATGCCTTCCAGCTGGGGTAAAATATTCAAAGTTAGTACGTTTGGAGAATCTCACGGTGAGGCCGTGGGAGTTGTGGTCGAAGGAGTTCCTGCCGGGATCCCGATCCGTTTAGAAGAGATCCAAAAGGATCTGAGCCGTCGAAGGCCAGGCCAAAGTAAACTTACCACTCCTAGAGACGAGTCGGATACAGTCCAAGTCCTCTCCGGAGTATTCGAAGGCAAGACGATCGGAAGCCCGATCGCTCTCGTGGTCCATAACCAAAATACGATTTCCAAAGATTACGAAAATCTAAGAGAGACATTTCGTCCTTCTCATGCAGACTATACATACCAAGCAAAGTACGGATTTCGTGCTCACGTAGGAGGAGGAAGGTCCTCCGTTCGAGAGACGATTGCCAGGGTTGCCGCGGGTGCCATCGCAAGAATGATCCTAGAGGACGATTTCGGGATCAAGACGGTCGCTTGGGTAGATACGATCGGCAAGATCTCTTCGGATATTCCCGAAAGCAAGTACCCTCTTACCCGAGAAGAAGTGGATGTGAATGAGGTCCGTTGTCCGGATCTTGCAGCAGCCGAAAAAATGAGGGCACTCATTCTAGAAATGAAAGAGGCTGGGGACAGCGTGGGGGGAATTATCCGCTGTGCTTCTTATAATCTTCCTCCTGGACTCGGAGATCCTGTTTATGATAAATTGGACGGGGACTTGGCAAAGGCCATTCTTTCTATCCCTGCCTGTAAGGGATTCGAGGTGGGTTCCGGATTTTCAGGAACTCTTCTTACAGGAAGCACTCATAACGACGAATTCTATATAGAAGAAGGGACCGGAAGAGTTCGAACGAAAACGAATCACTCCGGCGGATTGCAAGGTGGGATCTCTAACGGAGAGGCTCTAGTTGTCCGGGCCGCTTTTAAACCGACTTCTACCATTTTCAAAAAGCAGAATACGGTCAATATCGAAGGAAAGGATACTGTCCTGGAAGCAAAAGGTCGTCATGATCCTTGCGTACTTCCCCGCGCCGTACCCATTGTAGAGGCGGCTGTGAACTTAATTCTAGTCGATGCCTACCTCTACCAAAGAGCGATGAATCCTCTCTGGTACCAAAAATGGGCCAAGGTCCCGGATTATTACCGGGATCTGAAACTCTGA
- a CDS encoding 2Fe-2S iron-sulfur cluster-binding protein: MVKIKIDGIEYEVDEKKNLISAAKDVGVDIPFFCYHPKLSVVGMCRMCLIEIEGVPRLQVACNTKVTEGLSIVTKSDRVKEAREGTMEFLLANHPLDCPVCDKAGECQLQDNSFKEGKGNSRFTLEKRNIPQEEIGANLIINHNRCIVCYRCVRFEEEMVGESNLGLFERGYHSIIGLAKDQPIQHNYQGALADICPVGALLNNKTLFKSRVWWYKSEESVCPGCSTGCKTFTNVRDNKMYRYMPRIDEEKDQYFLCDKGRFDVDWLNTNRLFAYHKDGEASVSSLVLDEISERILNAKKIAVVGGAHESNENLKSIRESLAQFGVPFVIEGRVSSEQYKEPEQLDFQFTTDKRPNTKGVTEAGFVSGEGIEALRSSISKGEYDLVFVIKEKVEEIVANTRLESVVLLETNKTEEVSKVKYSLPIKAYSEQSGSFTNKKGWVQNFNRSMEPPKGLLSTGEIFQTLANKIGQLRSNPREAAIGNR, from the coding sequence GTGGTCAAGATAAAGATAGACGGGATCGAATACGAGGTCGACGAGAAGAAGAATTTAATATCCGCAGCCAAAGATGTGGGCGTGGATATTCCCTTCTTCTGCTATCATCCGAAATTATCAGTGGTGGGCATGTGTCGCATGTGCCTCATCGAAATAGAAGGCGTGCCTCGCTTGCAGGTCGCCTGCAATACGAAGGTTACTGAAGGACTTTCTATCGTAACCAAGAGCGATAGGGTCAAGGAAGCACGCGAGGGAACGATGGAGTTCCTTCTTGCAAATCACCCTCTGGACTGTCCAGTCTGCGATAAAGCGGGAGAATGCCAACTTCAGGACAATTCCTTTAAGGAAGGAAAAGGCAATTCCAGATTTACATTAGAAAAACGGAATATTCCTCAGGAAGAGATCGGCGCAAACCTAATTATCAATCATAATCGATGCATCGTATGTTATAGATGCGTTCGATTCGAAGAAGAGATGGTAGGAGAATCCAATCTAGGTCTCTTTGAAAGAGGATATCATTCCATTATCGGCCTGGCAAAAGACCAGCCCATCCAGCATAATTACCAAGGAGCTCTCGCGGATATCTGTCCCGTAGGAGCATTGTTAAATAATAAAACTCTGTTTAAGTCCCGGGTTTGGTGGTATAAATCCGAAGAATCCGTATGCCCAGGATGTAGCACCGGATGCAAGACCTTCACGAATGTGCGAGACAATAAGATGTATCGGTATATGCCTCGCATTGACGAGGAGAAGGACCAATACTTCCTTTGCGATAAGGGTAGATTCGACGTGGATTGGTTGAATACCAACAGGCTTTTTGCGTATCATAAGGATGGAGAAGCGAGTGTTAGTTCGCTTGTTCTGGATGAGATCTCCGAAAGAATTCTTAATGCGAAGAAGATCGCAGTTGTCGGCGGGGCTCACGAATCCAATGAAAATCTGAAATCCATCCGAGAGTCCCTAGCACAATTCGGAGTTCCATTTGTGATCGAAGGAAGAGTTTCTTCCGAGCAGTACAAGGAACCGGAACAACTAGACTTCCAATTTACAACCGATAAGAGACCGAATACGAAAGGCGTAACCGAAGCCGGCTTTGTTTCGGGAGAAGGGATCGAAGCATTGCGTTCCTCCATTTCCAAAGGCGAATACGATCTGGTATTTGTGATCAAGGAAAAAGTAGAAGAAATAGTAGCTAACACCCGTCTCGAATCTGTGGTATTATTAGAAACGAACAAAACCGAAGAAGTTTCTAAGGTGAAATATTCTCTTCCGATCAAAGCATATTCGGAACAAAGCGGAAGCTTTACGAATAAGAAGGGTTGGGTCCAGAATTTCAATCGTTCCATGGAACCTCCGAAAGGCTTATTGAGTACCGGAGAGATCTTCCAAACACTAGCGAACAAGATTGGACAATTGCGTTCCAATCCGAGAGAGGCAGCCATTGGGAACCGTTAA